One region of Asterias rubens chromosome 5, eAstRub1.3, whole genome shotgun sequence genomic DNA includes:
- the LOC117290215 gene encoding microtubule-associated protein futsch-like, giving the protein MSDREPKNWQRKLKEERHVHFVDIMDESRRAPPFDHFPITPSRRGGPIRRLLFKVIPCYSDREIKYLYEEKEAEPPIRKMIGEDQKKGMKKRKNEKENKNIKTKEDKIAKDKIESEKKVKDVTENEKKGTAQTRRTKTSSSLRPSSSAEGPQRKPKANKHRKRAQSASQRRSVLPLGKCRPLPPIPRKASKKQKTVLPEDSQRTSEKIEKQLAKSPQVSEVTSPRYPPTAARERRRNSTESIWRQMRYQQQKIGFILRDKAKARRLAELAKVRKNGTSKDGVVTKLVAQPMVHVAQQMAQVAQQMAQVESRMSCASAKMNQRDEILDHIELLERNACAQDDMLISINELLGLQCILSAEDFLLHKELLLLAADTDVISGRDGPSMSSTHEDKNSNTDELSDWEDLISISSESVSEQTTYSLGRKSTKKTYSRYAKAQKTTYKRKSYLVAQKSDSESSNSDDTCSSVQEQSEIELFPITKRSTSTGKKHKKRKSKKQNKLHVKLSEDMSRTPAKKVISDISDTDSNLSSDDTNRYQSVKNGNTDKRRSYTVEHKSDYSDSGKNYEESIMGQSETELVPVIKRSSTTKKDKKRKKRKSKQQITKLHEKSPEEDSQTQAKQVISDVSDTDNSLNNDDTYPAVNKGNTPGARNKRKTKGRQLMTIETLSSESESNLQTLTIDSNLNNDDTKGNASSPGDNKTKSHQRKRKPSRKMTVEISSSESESNLQTLNIDSNLNNDDTYPPTNNEYAPSPRNKKIKGRQLNGKPAKIMPVEISSSESTEFNLQTLNIDASPDDEAEQKTLQRKRTPKCSTRNLSEDDTPVHTVLRSPESAGSSSGRSKNRDHRRKRSSSQPERLEDVPERAQPSTSNVDEGCTSPVKHVSGRMRHAHKYTKSREPKCLALSDDEEKDQLAVNIAAAPAPESTTPSMKEETLICGKSTIKQKKQNKTKRSSEPKTTSLTSENFDNSENDFMSPNSVIVSTPTIEEAALTTMPMKTQNTHPRMTKQYKESEVAPPSNSEEPKCPTVPTAQTENTISNKPSRRPKRNANNRNRIKSALPTDDQDDHQTNEASLTTQQTHVDDKSTIPKKSDPKKLHWLDSDTGSDTDMSTKRQNIEKELKLKKSMSVNRERELSQKSEISSENPRVDDLSEKQTKLTTTQKTSSNSPGVKSRRNEREVSNQDVILSSTPDMVHGAAQRKEKRKTQKGETPVITVAPINNKELLTKSQGRLDCVALNHEIIKVQGPHSPPEEEESTSDEDCGFMTTAFPVKNTDTDPINDNPQTEQNVNEVSDVPNLTTERNELQGNEIASSSKDSEGESEKRDKKSKRSSSVWKKLQHNKIMFKKNKLSKHSTDLEKASAKSELKRASEMQMRDTVIDAEATREMCRDVERQGKEEEDTTSQPSDNSTTSKHKEHHKKIKTPKMLKKISKQQGLFKKKNKQKPANDVENPLLEGGNSQYVQDGSIEPETISDLCQGSGSEGSKKHHKKRKTPKALKKIAKHGLFKTKSQKAVEPSSGTEKSKQDDEPHSFDAGQSSQKANNNLCQATTSSQIGDGTENTGVEEDNYTQNDLETTDASEAIQRRKSMSKWKKFKHDQGLYKKQKNRNVKFSGEQQETLNHALGGVRDNNSVYKELMKRREEARKQKEKDKGLKKDLKKTKKQKHVLADDSARDQSTTSSSHGKKSKLANLLRGKKDHKIQTTQIVPQTSEMKENESPVGLASCRNGAPTAVNPDLELVGGETIREGNFMTANHTSHLVRPSKTSTAAADENQEAEVTDGWCDPTQNKLKLSNDVKEKKNDDQTGRISRRHCDTASGVRSFNPVEDNDVSGTGRDSNKIPTTQNGHTQGVLPARFDNSYKLPAKKSNSSQRDEDGAVSGQSQQRKQIMSQILQELDDTSSQSDREQEALIIDTPTQKVTEKKTSKSERSCTVDIINEITSPIPSRQVKLLPQAQVEESDDDVIPNLQRHQSKTEGSSPPVVEVRAAVEYNEEAGDNEKSESCDDMINHIIIKPQIDNSEHKPDYNSWDDESEEETTNQARQDNSPNVPRSPDIEFLDELLDELSPSSKKHGTTRQADSKSRQVARTDNPTKKTKGLNVIAADQKSDDVSLTQHAENAPEDQNCVNELDVIEQMLSTSAGKDDFDIFDIVDRMPKSKTKLVMLTTLLESSQEQTSEDDSSNSGQLSLNVVSANKHNDEPLHGENMIKQSQSNGNIKGTTSPKAESDVSYNSKQASFTSREEDSAMSLDDNVQGREVVKKESQKILDSVRSQEMVYSPGKKEEIDKQPIPREGRSPLVIVESKKPVDEKPIDTETHTAMSTQEKHIAGGKIIVNPAWGISSLDDFNPSSTRRQDVTVGSDISGEVEKQSPTSNLNRTDDVTRDVPRSPSSESEIYSDGDSSVSLDMTQQPVTPEDKDENTSKPNFLDYLTQLKLEESLKKAGKPVTVSPFENSDVPSYLRTDFNPSPEQKPFKRWDPAAAQKTMEKICRSKNKSKETSAEPRWLKEDFHPAPEQKPFKKWNPVVAQKTMQKISGIKTTTEKPEPRWLKNDFNPAPEQKPFKRWDPSVAQNKMEKIGLSKKKFPEPTEVPRWLQKDFNPVENGRKADDWKVPGAKSDVLSSTPDESKDSAEYCWDTDSSMSLEDKVQGREAIRKESQKIIDSMRSQEMFHSSGKESSTKLSTSSTSTAVDKDIPRFLRADFNPAPEQKPFKRWNSAEAKKKLDKIGDPNKKFPENTKDEKPMWLKNDFNPTRKETKPGAATNETAKDASTPRWLQPNFDPAAEATSVSEPSKRTTHNMPPTAQFQHPALGQPTYQPDTDMFDIHSEALLDETRHQPRFIRDIHGQPADPARRERSLIDNPPQRMQSGFHSVPGHAPAYRQGELQSQVQALGKSSNVPAWLQSKPQPLPETTRNMPQLPGVSPISTHNTHHGMDNCKTDVRPGRTTFRQFAPPPRQTDGLDVISSDMEYEETYPSGLGNSDLPRPSWMKPGLAPAGNAWQNSANERRILFNSISKTQARFTNRIM; this is encoded by the exons ATGTCTGATCGCG AGCCAAAGAATTGGCAAAGGAAGTTGAAGGAAGAACGGCACGTCCACTTTGTTGACATCATGGACGAGTCACGCCGAGCGCCACCCTTCGACCATTTCCCCATCACGCCTTCAAGACGTGGTGGACCCATTAGGCGCCTACTATTCAAGGTTATACCTTGTTATTCGGATCGAGAGATCAAGTATCTGTACGAAGAGAAAGAGGCAGAACCACCAATAAGAAAGATGATTGGTGAAGATCAGAAGAAGGGAATGAAGAAGAGGAAAAATGAGAAGGAGAATAAAAACATCAAGACGAAAGAAGACAAGATAGCGAAGGATAagattgaatctgagaagaagGTCAAAGATGTGACCGAGAATGAGAAGAAAGGCACTGCGCAGACCAGGCGCACAAAAACCTCTTCATCTTTAAGGCCATCTTCATCAGCAGAGGGACCTCAAAGAAAGCCCAAGGCAAATAAACACAGGAAGCGTGCTCAGAGCGCTTCTCAGAGACGCTCCGTGTTGCCTTTGGGTAAGTGCCGCCCTCTCCCGCCTATACCAAGGAAAGCaagcaagaaacaaaaaactgtcCTTCCGGAAGATTCTCAACGAACAAGCGAGAAAATTGAGAAGCAGCTGGCGAAGTCGCCACAGGTGTCTGAGGTAACATCTCCAAGATACCCACCGACGGCAGCCAGAGAAAGACGCCGTAATTCAACCGAGTCCATCTGGAGACAAATGAGATACCAGCAGCAAAAGATCGGCTTTATTCTCCGTGATAAGGCCAAGGCAAGACGACTAGCTGAGCTAGCTAAAGTTCGAAAGAATGGCACAAGTAAGGATGGAGTGGTAACCAAACTTGTTGCTCAACCAATGGTCCATGTTGCTCAACAAATGGCTCAAGTTGCTCAACAAATGGCCCAAGTTGAGTCCAGAATGAGCTGTGCAAGTGCAAAGATGAATCAAAGAGATGAAATACTGGATCACATTGAACTCCTTGAGCGCAACGCGTGCGCACAAGACGACATGCTCATCTCAATCAACGAACTCCTTGGACTACAATGTATTCTCTCTGCTGAAGACTTTCTCCTACACAAAGAATTGCTTTTATTAGCAGCAGACACGGACGTAATCAGTGGCAGGGATGGACCATCAATGAGCTCCACACATGAGGACAAAAACAGCAACACAGACGAACTTTCAGACTGGGAAGACCTGATTTCTATCTCATCTGAAAGTGTCTCAGAGCAAACCACCTACTCTTTGGGGAGAAAATCCACTAAGAAGACTTACTCGAGATATGCCAAGGCACAAAAGACGACATACAAGAGGAAGTCATATCTAGTTGCACAAAAGAGTGACTCTGAAAGTAGCAACAGTGACGATACTTGCAGTTCTGTCCAGGAACAAAGTGAGATTGAACTGTTCCCAATAACTAAAAGAAGTACATCAACTGGGAAGAAACACAAGAAAAGGAAGTCGAAAAAGCAAAACAAGCTGCATGTGAAGCTGTCAGAAGATATGAGCCGAACTCCTGCCAAGAAGGTTATCAGTGATATTTCCGATACAGACAGCAACCTGAGCAGTGACGACACTAACCGGTACCAATCGGTTAAAAACGGAAACACAGACAAGAGGAGGTCATACACGGTTGAACACAAGAGTGATTACTCTGACAGTGGCAAAAATTATGAAGAAAGCATAATGGGACAAAGTGAAACTGAACTTGTGCCAGTTATTAAAAGAAGTTCAACAACTAAGAAGGACAAGAAACGCAAGAAGAGGAagtcaaaacaacaaataaccAAGCTGCATGAGAAGTCTCCAGAAGAAGATAGCCAAACTCAAGCCAAGCAGGTTATCAGTGACGTTTCAGATACGGACAATAGCCTTAACAATGACGACACTTACCCAGCAGTAAACAAGGGGAACACACCGGGTGCAAGAAACAAGAGGAAGACTAAAGGCCGTCAACTTATGACCATTGAGACCCTTTCCTCGGAATCAGAGTCCAATCTTCAGACGTTGACCATTGACAGCAACCTTAACAATGACGACACTAAGGGAAACGCATCGAGTCCAGGAGACAATAAGACCAAAAGCCATCAACGCAAGAGAAAACCATCGAGAAAGATGACTGTTGAAATCTCTTCCTCGGAATCAGAGTCAAATCTTCAAACTTTGAACATTGACAGCAACCTTAACAATGACGACACATACCCACCAACAAATAACGAGTACGCACCGAGTCCAAGAAACAAGAAGATTAAAGGCCGCCAACTCAATGGAAAACCAGCAAAAATTATGCCTGTTGAAATCTCTTCCTCAGAATCAACTGAGTTCAATCTCCAGACCTTGAACATTGATGCATCACCTGATGATGAAGCAGAACAAAAGACACTTCAGCGAAAGAGAACTCCTAAATGTAGTACTCGAAATCTATCTGAAGATGACACACCAGTACACACTGTGCTTCGTTCCCCAGAATCTGCTGGAAGCAGTTCTGGTAGATCTAAGAATCGAGACCACAGACGTAAAAGGTCTTCGTCACAACCAGAGCGACTTGAGGATGTGCCTGAACGTGCACAACCATCCACATCTAATGTGGATGAAGGGTGCACTTCCCCTGTCAAACATGTGAGCGGTCGAATGAGGCATGCCCATAAGTACACGAAGTCCCGAGAGCCGAAATGTCTTGCGTTAAGTGATGACGAAGAAAAAGACCAACTCGCAGTGAACATAGCAGCAGCACCTGCTCCAGAATCAACGACACCCTCTATGAAGGAGGAGACACTTATCTGCGGCAAGTCTACAATAAaacagaagaaacaaaacaagacaaaaagaTCTTCAGAACCAAAAACAACCTCATTAACAAGTGAGAATTTTGATAACTCCGAAAACGATTTCATGTCGCCAAATAGTGTGATTGTGTCAACTCCTACCATTGAGGAAGCTGCCTTGACTACCATGCCAATGAAGACCCAAAATACACATCCACGAATGACAAAGCAGTACAAGGAATCTGAGGTTGCACCACCAAGCAACTCTGAAGAACCCAAATGTCCCACTGTGCCAACAGCTCAGACTGAAAACACAATCTCAAACAAACCTTCGAGAAGGCCAAAGAGAAATGCAAACAACAGGAACCGTATTAAGTCAGCTCTTCCAACAGATGATCAGGACGATCATCAAACCAATGAAGCATCTCTGACCACTCAACAAACACATGTGGATGACAAATCCACGATTCCTAAGAAGTCAGATCCTAAGAAGCTTCACTGGTTAGATAGTGACACCGGGAGCGACACTGACATGTCTACAAAGAGACAAAACATCGAAAAAGAACTGAAGTTAAAGAAAAGCATGAGTGTGAACAGGGAACGAGAACTATCACAGAAGTCTGAGATATCATCTGAAAACCCAAGGGTCGACGATCTTAGTGAAAAACAGACCAAACTCACAACAACTCAGAAAACGAGTAGCAACTCACCAGGCGTCAAGAGCAGACGAAATGAACGCGAAGTTTCGAATCAAGACGTCATCCTATCGAGCACTCCTGACATGGTCCATGGTGCAgcccaaagaaaagaaaagagaaaaactCAAAAGGGGGAAACACCAGTAATCACTGTGGCTCCCATCAACAATAAAGAGTTACTGACAAAGAGTCAGGGGCGTCTTGATTGTGTTGCACTTAACCATGAGATCATCAAGGTGCAAGGGCCACATAGTCCCCCAGAGGAGGAAGAATCTACAAGTGACGAAGACTGTGGGTTCATGACTACAGCATTTCCCGTGAAAAATACTGATACTGACCCAATCAATGACAACCCACAGACGGAACAAAACGTCAATGAGGTCAGCGATGTGCCGAATCTAACTACAGAGCGCAATGAACTTCAGGGAAATGAAATTGCCTCTTCATCAAAGGACAGTGAAGGGGAAAGTGAGAAAAGAGACAAGAAGTCCAAAAGATCATCCTCTGTCTGGAAGAAATTACAACACAACAAGATAATGTTTAAGAAGAATAAGCTTAGTAAACATTCAACCGATTTGGAGAAAGCATCGGCCAAGAGCGAGCTGAAGCGTGCCAGTGAAATGCAGATGAGAGACACTGTGATTGATGCTGAAGCAACAAGAGAGATGTGCAGAGACGTCGAGAGGCAGGGTAAGGAAGAAGAAGACACGACTTCTCAACCCTCTGATAACAGCACAACATCAAAACACAAGGAGCATCATAAGAAAATTAAAACACCAAAGATGCTGAAGAAAATTTCAAAGCAGCAAGGTCTGttcaaaaagaagaacaaacaaaagCCAGCAAATGATGTTGAGAACCCTTTACTAGAAGGAGGGAATTCTCAATATGTTCAAGACGGATCTATTGAACCGGAAACGATCAGCGACCTCTGTCAAGGATCTGGATCCGAGGGATCCAAAAAACATCATAAGAAACGCAAAACACCAAAGGCGTTGAAGAAAATAGCAAAACATGGACTGTTCAAAACTAAAAGCCAGAAAGCAGTCGAGCCGTCCAGCGGAACGGAGAAGTCTAAACAAGATGATGAACCTCATTCCTTTGATGCTGGACAATCTTCCCAAAAAGCTAACAACAACTTGTGCCAAGCAACTACCTCGTCTCAAATAGGAGATGGCACGGAGAATACAGGGGTCGAAGAAGAcaactacacacaaaatgaccttGAAACTACTGATGCCAGTGAGGCCATACAACGTCGCAAGTCAAtgtcaaaatggaaaaaattcAAACATGACCAAGGTCTCTACAAAAAGCAAAAGAACCGAAACGTCAAATTCTCAGGGGAACAGCAAGAAACATTAAACCACGCTCTTGGTGGCGTGAGAGACAACAACTCTGTCTATAAAGAATTGATGAAGAGGAGAGAAGAGgccagaaaacaaaaagaaaaggacAAGGGGCTTAAGAAAGACCTTAAGAAAACCAAGAAACAGAAACATGTACTGGCAGATGATAGTGCACGAGATCAATCCACAACCTCCTCATCACACGGCAAGAAGAGTAAACTTGCCAACCTTCTGAGAGGAAAGAAAGACCATAAAATTCAGACAACCCAGATTGTGCCTCAGACATCAGAGATGAAAGAAAATGAAAGTCCAGTGGGTCTGGCGAGCTGCAGAAATGGAGCACCTACCGCTGTGAATCCCGACCTGGAGCTTGTGGGAGGGGAAACTATAAGAGAGGGCAACTTCATGACTGCAAATCACACTTCACACTTAGTGAGACCATCAAAGACATCAACAGCGGCAGCAGATGAGAACCAAGAGGCTGAAGTGACTGATGGTTGGTGTGATCCCACACAGAACAA ACTCAAACTTTCAAACGACGTCAAGGAAAAGAAGAACGACGACCAAACTGGGAGAATTTCTCGCCGTCATTGTGATACGGCTTCTGGAGTAAGGAGTTTCAACCCAGTCGAGGACAATGACGTTTCTGGTACAGGCCGTGACTCTAACAAGATCCCTACCACACAAAATGG ACATACTCAAGGAGTTCTTCCTGCTCGATTTGATAACTCATACAAGCTGCCAGCAAAGAAGTCAAACTCATCTCAACGTGACGAGGACGGCGCCGTAAGTGGTCAAAGTCAACAACGAAAGCAGATTATGTCTCAGATCCTACAAGAACTCGATGATACTTCATCTCAGTCTGACAGAGAACAGGAAGCCCTCATCATTGACACACCAACACAAAAAGTGACAGAGAAAAAGACGAGCAAATCAGAGAGAAGCTGCACTGTTGACATCATCAATGAAATAACATCGCCAATACCTTCTCGACAGGTCAAATTGCTACCACAAGCCCAAGTTGAAGAAAGTGACGATGATGTGATTCCGAACTTACAACGTCATCAGTCAAAGACTGAAGGCTCTTCCCCTCCCGTCGTAGAGGTCAGAGCTGCGGTCGAGTATAATGAGGAGGCCGGGGATAATGAGAAGAGCGAGTCTTGCGATGACATGATTAACCACATTATTATAAAGCCTCAAATTGACAATTCCGAACACAAACCTGATTACAACTCATGGGATGACGAGTCAGAGGAAGAGACAACCAATCAAGCAAGACAAGACAACTCACCAAACGTGCCCAGATCACCAGACATAGAATTCTTAGACGAGCTGCTGGACGAGCTCTCGCCATCCAGCAAGAAGCACGGTACAACTCGACAAGCTGACAGCAAATCAAGACAAGTGGCTAGAACAGACAACCCAACTAAGAAGACAAAGGGGTTGAATGTCATCGCAGCAGATCAGAAGTCCGATGACGTAAGTTTGACCCAACATGCCGAGAATGCTCCAGAAGATCAGAACTGTGTGAATGAGTTAGACGTCATTGAACAGATGCTTTCTACGTCTGCAGGCAAGGAcgattttgatatttttgacaTTGTGGACAGAATGCCAAAATCTAAGACCAAGCTTGTGATGTTGACCACACTTCTTGAAAGCTCACAAGAGCAGACATCTGAAGATGATTCCTCAAATTCAGGCCAACTGAGTTTGAATGTGGTGTCTGCTAACAAACACAACGATGAGCCACTTCATGGAGAAAACATGATCAAGCAATCTCAATCGAATGGAAACATCAAAGGAACTACATCACCCAAAGCAGAATCTGATGTGTCATACAATAGCAAACAAGCATCTTTTACATCTCGGGAAGAGGATTCTGCGATGTCTCTGGATGACAATGTGCAAGGAAGAGAGGTCGTTAAGAAAGAGTCGCAGAAAATCTTAGACTCAGTGAGAAGCCAAGAGATGGTGTACAGCCCGGGAAAGAAAGAGGAGATTGATAAGCAACCAATACCGAGAGAAGGTAGATCACCTTTGGTGATCGTGGAGTCCAAGAAACCAGTAGATGAAAAACCTATTGATACTGAAACACACACCGCGATGTCAACTCAAGAAAAACACATTGCAGGAGGGAAGATCATTGTAAATCCTGCATGGGGGATCAGTTCGCTCGATGACTTTAATCCTTCCAGTACCAGGAGGCAAGACGTAACCGTTGGTTCTGACATTAGTGGTGAGGTTGAGAAGCAATCACCCACTTCCAATTTGAACAGGACCGATGACGTAACTCGTGACGTGCCAAGAAGTCCATCTTCGGAGTCTGAAATTTACTCAGATGGAGACTCGTCTGTGAGTTTAGACATGACTCAGCAACCGGTCACTCCTGAAGATAAAGATGAGAACACAAGCAAGCCAAATTTCTTGGACTATCTCACTCAACTGAAGCTCGAAGAGTCTTTGAAAAAGGCTGGGAAACCAGTGACTGTCTCACCATTCGAAAACTCTGATGTTCCAAGTTATCTTCGCACAGACTTCAATCCATCTCCCGAACAGAAACCGTTCAAAAGATGGGATCCAGCAGCCGCTCAAAAGACGATGGAAAAGATCTGCAGATCTAAAAACAAATCGAAGGAAACATCAGCAGAGCCACGATGGCTGAAGGAAGATTTCCATCCCGCTCCTGAGCAGAAACCATTCAAGAAATGGAATCCAGTCGTAGCCCAAAAGACAATGCAAAAGATCTCCGGAATAAAGACAACCACTGAGAAACCAGAGCCACGTTGGCTCAAGAATGACTTCAATCCAGCTCCGGAACAGAAACCATTCAAGAGATGGGATCCCTCAGTAGCACAGAATAAGATGGAAAAGATTGGtctttctaaaaagaaattTCCCGAACCCACAGAAGTGCCACGGTGGCTGCAGAAAGATTTTAATCCCGTCGAGAATGGGCGAAAAGCTGATGATTGGAAAGTACCTGGAGCCAAGTCCGATGTGCTGAGTTCAACCCCTGATGAGAGCAAAGACTCAGCAGAATACTGCTGGGACACTGATTCTTCGATGTCTCTTGAAGACAAGGTGCAAGGAAGAGAAGCCATTAGGAAAGAGTCGCAGAAAATCATAGACTCAATGAGAAGCCAAGAGATGTTCCACAGCTCGGGAAAAGAGTCATCTACCAAGTTATCTACCTCTTCCACTTCCACAGCAGTCGACAAGGACATCCCTCGTTTCTTGCGAGCAGATTTTAACCCTGCCCCAGAGCAGAAACCTTTCAAGAGATGGAATTCTGCAGAAGCTAAAAAGAAACTCGACAAAATTGGAGACCCGAACAAGAAGTTTCCAGAGAATACTAAAGACGAAAAGCCAATGTGGTTGAAGAATGACTTCAATCCAACCCGGAAAGAGACAAAACCAGGAGCAGCCACAAATGAAACTGCTAAAGATGCATCAACGCCAAGGTGGCTTCAACCCAACTTTGATCCAGCAGCTGAAGCTACGAGTGTGTCTGAGCCCAGCAAACGGACAACTCATAACATGCCTCCCACGGCACAGTTCCAG CACCCTGCTCTTGGACAACCAACCTATCAACCCGACACTGACATGTTTGATATCCACTCAGAAGCATTACTTGACGAAACCCGTCACCAGCCACGATTTATCAGAGACATCCATGGTCAGCCCGCCGATCCAGCTCGAAGAGAAAGAAGCTTAATTGACAACCCGCCCCAACGTATGCAGTCTGGATTCCACAGTGTTCCTGGCCACGCACCAGCCTACCGACAAGGAGAACTGCAGAGTCAAGTCCAAGCTCTCGGTAAGTCATCTAATGTGCCAGCTTGGCTTCAGAGTAAGCCTCAACCACTACCAGAGACAACTCGGAACATGCCACAGTTACCCGGTGTCTCTCCAATTAGCACCCACAACACACACCATGGAATGGACAACTGTAAAACTGATGTCAGACCAGGAAGGACAACATTCAGGCAGTTTGCTCCACCTCCAAGACAGACGGACGGTCTCGATGTCATTTCTTCAGACATGGAGTATGAAGAGACTTACCCATCGGGTTTGGGGAACTCTGATCTACCCCGTCCCAGCTGGATGAAGCCTGGTCTTGCCCCTGCCGGGAACGCGTGGCAAAACTCGGCCAATGAGCGTCGTatcttattcaattcaatatcaaAGACGCAAGCAAGGTTTACGAACCGTATTATGTAG